A section of the Mycobacteriales bacterium genome encodes:
- a CDS encoding TetR/AcrR family transcriptional regulator, giving the protein MSGKERREQLLEIGRVVFAEKGFDAASTEEIAARAGVSKPVVYEHFGGKEGLYAVVVDREMQRLADRITSALTAGHPRELLEQAALALLGYIEGDTDGFRILVRDSPVASESGTFASLISDIANRVEHILGNEFAMRGFDPGLAPMYAQALVGMVALTGQWWLDARQPGRNEVAAHLVNLAWNGLSHLDKAPTLRRR; this is encoded by the coding sequence ATGTCCGGCAAGGAGCGCCGGGAGCAGCTCCTCGAGATCGGCCGCGTGGTCTTCGCCGAGAAGGGCTTCGACGCCGCATCGACCGAGGAGATCGCCGCCCGCGCCGGCGTCTCGAAGCCGGTCGTCTACGAGCACTTCGGCGGCAAGGAAGGTCTCTACGCCGTCGTCGTCGACCGCGAGATGCAGCGGCTGGCCGACCGCATCACCAGCGCGCTGACCGCAGGCCATCCGCGGGAGCTGCTGGAGCAGGCCGCCCTCGCGCTGCTCGGTTACATCGAGGGCGACACCGACGGGTTCCGCATCCTCGTGCGCGACTCCCCGGTCGCCTCGGAGTCGGGCACGTTCGCCAGCCTCATCAGTGACATCGCCAACCGCGTCGAGCACATCCTGGGCAACGAGTTCGCGATGCGCGGCTTCGACCCGGGCCTCGCGCCGATGTACGCCCAGGCGCTCGTCGGCATGGTCGCGCTCACCGGCCAGTGGTGGCTCGACGCGCGCCAGCCGGGCCGCAACGAGGTCGCCGCCCACCTGGTCAACCTTGCCTGGAACGGCCTGTCGCACCTCGACAAGGCGCCGACGCTGCGTCGACGCTGA
- a CDS encoding acyl-CoA desaturase, translated as MTAPTTTAPARPSRPTANAPKPLQFVPGSMTKARVEQVALGLFIAIPALAVAAAVPVAWGWGLGWRDIVIAIVMFYFTGHGITVGFHRYFTHGSFKAKRPLRIVLAVAGSMAVQGSVVRWVADHRRHHAFSDRDGDPHSPWRYGENLKGLAKGFWHAHIGWLFDTEQTNQERFAPDLLADKDIRRVDRAFPTLTAVTLLLPPLVGGLWSLSWQGALTAFFWGSLVRVAALHHTTWSINSICHMWGSKPFKSRDRSVNVWWLALLSMGESWHNLHHAEPTSARHGVSRGQIDTSAELIRLFEKLGWAYDVRWPTPERLRKLRVAEVA; from the coding sequence ATGACCGCACCCACGACCACCGCACCCGCCCGCCCGAGCCGGCCGACCGCCAACGCGCCCAAGCCGTTGCAGTTCGTGCCGGGCAGCATGACCAAGGCGCGGGTTGAACAGGTGGCGCTGGGGCTGTTCATCGCGATCCCGGCGCTCGCCGTGGCCGCCGCGGTGCCCGTCGCGTGGGGCTGGGGCCTCGGCTGGCGCGACATCGTGATCGCGATCGTGATGTTCTACTTCACCGGCCACGGCATCACGGTCGGCTTCCACCGCTACTTCACCCACGGATCGTTCAAGGCGAAGCGGCCGCTGCGGATCGTGCTCGCCGTCGCCGGCAGCATGGCCGTGCAGGGCTCGGTCGTCCGCTGGGTCGCCGACCACAGGCGCCACCACGCGTTCAGCGACCGCGACGGCGATCCGCACTCGCCGTGGCGCTACGGCGAGAACCTCAAGGGCCTCGCCAAGGGCTTCTGGCACGCCCACATCGGCTGGCTGTTCGACACCGAGCAGACCAACCAGGAGCGCTTCGCACCGGACCTCCTCGCCGACAAGGACATCCGCCGGGTCGACCGCGCCTTCCCGACCCTGACCGCCGTCACGCTGCTGCTGCCGCCGCTGGTGGGCGGCCTGTGGTCGCTGTCGTGGCAGGGCGCGCTGACGGCGTTCTTCTGGGGCAGCCTGGTCCGCGTCGCGGCCCTGCACCACACGACCTGGTCGATCAACTCGATCTGCCACATGTGGGGTTCCAAGCCCTTCAAGAGCCGCGACCGCTCGGTCAACGTCTGGTGGCTCGCGCTGCTGTCCATGGGCGAGTCGTGGCACAACCTGCACCACGCCGAGCCGACCAGCGCCCGGCACGGAGTGAGCCGCGGCCAGATCGACACGAGCGCCGAGCTCATCCGCCTCTTCGAGAAGCTCGGCTGGGCCTACGACGTCCGCTGGCCGACGCCCGAACGACTGCGCAAGCTGCGGGTCGCCGAGGTCGCGTGA
- a CDS encoding DUF72 domain-containing protein: MTLLVGTSGWQYADWREPFYAGVPQRRWFEHVLAAFRTTELNVSFYRLPKRETFEGWARRSPADAIVTVKASRYLTHVKRLRDPAPSVALLVERATGLGAKLGPVLVQLPPDLHVDVDGLRATLDAFPSGVRVAVEPRHDSWWTDEVRDVLAAHGATLVWADREERSLGPLWRTADWGYLRLHAGAADVWPFYRPEALAGWVDRLTGTWPDDADVFVYFNNDPGCAAVHDAVHFAAYAEGHGHPVSRVPQHPEVAYACGARSSTRLPNGSSL, translated from the coding sequence GTGACCTTGCTCGTCGGCACGTCCGGATGGCAGTACGCCGACTGGCGCGAGCCGTTCTACGCCGGGGTGCCCCAGCGCCGGTGGTTCGAGCACGTGCTCGCGGCCTTTCGCACCACCGAGCTCAACGTGTCGTTCTACCGCCTGCCGAAGCGCGAGACGTTCGAAGGCTGGGCCCGCCGCTCGCCCGCGGACGCGATCGTCACGGTCAAGGCCAGCCGCTACCTCACCCACGTCAAACGGCTTCGCGACCCGGCGCCCTCGGTGGCGCTGCTCGTGGAGCGCGCGACCGGCCTGGGCGCCAAGCTCGGCCCCGTGCTCGTGCAGCTGCCACCGGACCTGCACGTCGACGTGGACGGGTTGCGCGCGACGCTCGACGCATTCCCCTCCGGCGTACGAGTTGCCGTCGAGCCCCGGCACGACTCGTGGTGGACCGACGAGGTCCGAGACGTGCTCGCCGCGCACGGTGCCACCCTGGTCTGGGCGGACCGCGAGGAGAGGTCTCTCGGCCCGCTGTGGCGCACGGCCGACTGGGGCTACCTGCGGCTGCACGCGGGAGCCGCCGACGTCTGGCCCTTCTACCGCCCGGAGGCGCTGGCCGGCTGGGTCGACCGGCTGACCGGCACCTGGCCCGACGACGCCGACGTGTTCGTCTACTTCAACAACGACCCCGGCTGCGCGGCCGTGCACGACGCGGTGCACTTCGCGGCGTACGCCGAAGGCCACGGCCACCCGGTCTCGCGGGTGCCGCAGCACCCCGAGGTGGCCTACGCCTGCGGGGCGAGGAGCTCGACCCGGTTGCCGAACGGGTCGTCGCTGTAG
- a CDS encoding ABC-F family ATP-binding cassette domain-containing protein codes for MAGGANLVNLETVAKGYGVVTLLDGISLGVAAGERIGVVGPNGAGKSTLLAVLAGREPPDSGRVTHTGGLRLGFLAQADERDSGLSVRQAIVGDRPDHEWAGDARVRDVFGGLVAGLPMDAPLAPLSGGERRRVALAALLCTDLDLLLLDEPTNHLDVEGIDWLARHLVSRRLALVVVTHDRWFLDAVCETTWEVAAGRVHAYDGGYSSYVLARAERTRLEAAAEERRTNLLRKELAWLRRGPPARTSKPRFRIEAANELIAAEPPARDTVALQRFAAARLGKDVYDVEDVSLSVGGRTLLDRVTWRLGPGDRIGLVGVNGSGKTSLLRLLAGELAPSAGRVRVGRTVRAAYLSQTVAELDESRRVLEAVEDVANVVDLGKRELTASQLLERFGFGGARQWTPVGDLSGGERRRLQLLRLLMGGPNVLLLDEPTNDLDIETLTQLEDLLDGWPGTLVAVSHDRYFLERVCDAVYALPGDGRLRHLPGGVDDYLATRSTSPSTAAPARKADSRATRKELQRVERALERVARREQELHTALAERASDYEAVLGLDAELREVLAEKARLEDQWLQLAEEAS; via the coding sequence ATGGCCGGCGGCGCCAACCTCGTCAACCTGGAGACCGTCGCCAAGGGCTATGGCGTCGTCACCCTGCTCGACGGGATCTCCCTCGGCGTCGCGGCCGGCGAGCGCATCGGGGTCGTCGGCCCCAACGGCGCCGGCAAGTCGACGCTGCTCGCCGTGCTGGCGGGCCGGGAGCCGCCCGACTCGGGCCGGGTCACGCACACCGGCGGCCTGCGGCTCGGCTTCCTCGCGCAGGCCGACGAGCGGGACTCGGGGCTGAGCGTGCGGCAGGCGATCGTCGGCGACCGCCCGGACCACGAGTGGGCCGGCGACGCGCGCGTCCGCGACGTGTTCGGCGGCCTCGTCGCCGGGCTGCCGATGGACGCACCGCTCGCCCCGCTGTCCGGCGGTGAGCGGCGGCGGGTCGCCCTCGCCGCCCTGCTGTGCACCGACCTCGACCTGCTGCTGCTCGACGAGCCGACCAACCATCTCGACGTCGAAGGCATCGACTGGCTCGCCCGGCACCTGGTGTCGCGCCGGCTGGCTCTGGTCGTGGTCACTCATGACCGGTGGTTCCTCGACGCGGTCTGCGAGACGACGTGGGAGGTGGCCGCCGGGCGCGTCCACGCCTACGACGGCGGCTACTCGTCGTACGTCCTCGCCCGCGCCGAACGGACGCGTCTGGAGGCCGCCGCCGAGGAGCGCCGCACCAACCTCCTGCGCAAGGAGCTCGCGTGGCTGCGCCGCGGCCCGCCGGCGCGTACGTCGAAGCCGCGCTTCCGCATCGAGGCGGCCAACGAGCTGATCGCGGCCGAGCCGCCGGCTCGCGACACCGTGGCGTTGCAGCGCTTCGCCGCCGCCCGGCTCGGCAAGGACGTCTACGACGTGGAGGACGTGAGCCTCTCGGTCGGCGGCCGCACGCTGCTGGACCGGGTGACCTGGCGCCTGGGCCCGGGCGACCGGATCGGCCTCGTCGGGGTCAACGGCAGCGGCAAGACGTCGCTGCTGCGGCTGCTCGCCGGCGAGCTCGCGCCCTCGGCCGGCCGGGTACGGGTCGGGCGGACCGTGCGGGCGGCGTACCTCTCGCAGACCGTCGCCGAGCTGGACGAGAGCCGCCGGGTGCTCGAGGCGGTCGAGGACGTCGCGAACGTGGTCGATCTCGGCAAGCGCGAGCTGACCGCGTCGCAGCTGCTCGAGCGGTTCGGCTTCGGCGGGGCCCGGCAGTGGACGCCGGTCGGCGACCTGTCGGGCGGAGAGCGGCGCCGCCTGCAGCTGCTGCGCCTGTTGATGGGCGGGCCCAACGTGCTGCTGCTCGACGAGCCGACCAACGACCTCGACATCGAGACGCTGACCCAGCTCGAGGACCTGCTCGACGGGTGGCCGGGCACCCTCGTCGCCGTCAGCCACGACCGCTACTTCCTCGAGCGGGTGTGCGACGCGGTCTACGCGCTGCCGGGTGACGGCCGGCTGCGGCACCTGCCCGGCGGTGTCGACGACTACCTGGCGACGCGCTCGACGTCCCCCTCCACCGCCGCCCCGGCTCGTAAGGCGGACTCGCGGGCCACCCGCAAGGAGCTGCAACGGGTCGAGCGCGCGCTCGAGCGGGTGGCCCGCCGGGAGCAGGAGCTGCACACCGCTCTTGCCGAGCGGGCGAGCGACTACGAGGCTGTGCTCGGTCTCGACGCCGAGCTGCGGGAGGTGCTCGCCGAGAAGGCACGGCTCGAGGACCAGTGGCTTCAGCTGGCGGAGGAGGCTTCGTGA
- the glmU gene encoding bifunctional UDP-N-acetylglucosamine diphosphorylase/glucosamine-1-phosphate N-acetyltransferase GlmU — MTESRPAAVVVLAAGQGTRMRSAHPKVLHEIGGRSLLGHVLAAVAPLQAPHVAVVIGHGREAVDKYLAEIDPSATAVVQESQDGTGHAVRVALDALPRLDGTVVVVPGDAPLLTTATLAALLDEHAESAAAATLLTAHLVDPTGYGRVVRDDAGGVRAIVEERDADEQTRRIREVGTSVYAFDAALLHDALQRITTDNAQGEQYLTDVIEILVADGRGVGAHTVADADETLGVNDRVQLAHAGRVLRDRLVEAAMRAGATIVDPATTWLDAEVTVGRDVTIEPNTQLKGRTTLADGAVVGPNCTLTDTAVGEEARVVNTVAVGAVIGPQADVGPWTYLRPGTRLGARTKAGIFVEMKNAVVGDDTKVPHLTYVGDATIGERSNIGCATVFVNYDGVDKHHTSVGDDVRIGSDTMLVAPLRVGDGAYTAAGSVVTDEVPPGALAVARARQRNVVDWVLRRRAGTKSAAAARRAGAGGTMEAPSPSTTDQLPGENQP, encoded by the coding sequence GTGACCGAGAGCCGGCCCGCCGCGGTCGTCGTCCTCGCCGCCGGACAGGGCACCCGGATGCGCTCCGCTCACCCCAAGGTCCTGCACGAGATCGGCGGCCGTTCGCTGCTCGGGCACGTGCTCGCCGCGGTCGCGCCCCTCCAGGCGCCCCATGTCGCGGTCGTCATCGGCCACGGTCGCGAGGCGGTCGACAAGTACCTCGCGGAGATCGATCCCTCCGCCACGGCGGTGGTCCAGGAGTCCCAGGACGGCACCGGTCACGCCGTACGCGTTGCCCTCGACGCCTTGCCGCGGCTCGACGGGACCGTCGTCGTCGTCCCGGGCGACGCGCCGCTGCTGACGACCGCGACCCTCGCGGCTCTGCTGGACGAGCACGCCGAGTCGGCCGCCGCCGCCACGTTGCTGACCGCTCACCTGGTGGATCCCACCGGCTACGGCCGGGTGGTTCGCGACGATGCCGGCGGCGTGCGGGCAATCGTCGAGGAACGCGACGCCGACGAGCAGACCAGGCGGATCCGCGAGGTCGGCACGTCGGTCTACGCGTTCGACGCCGCGCTGCTGCACGACGCGCTGCAGCGCATCACCACCGACAACGCGCAGGGCGAGCAGTACCTCACCGACGTCATCGAGATTCTCGTCGCCGACGGGCGTGGGGTCGGCGCCCACACCGTCGCGGATGCCGACGAGACGCTCGGCGTCAACGACCGCGTGCAGCTCGCGCACGCCGGCCGGGTGCTGCGCGACCGTCTCGTCGAGGCCGCCATGCGCGCGGGCGCCACCATCGTCGACCCGGCCACCACCTGGCTTGACGCGGAGGTGACCGTCGGCCGTGACGTGACGATCGAGCCCAACACCCAGCTCAAGGGACGTACGACGCTCGCCGACGGCGCCGTCGTCGGACCCAACTGCACGCTCACCGACACCGCCGTCGGCGAGGAGGCCCGAGTCGTCAACACCGTCGCGGTCGGCGCGGTCATCGGCCCGCAGGCCGACGTCGGACCGTGGACCTACCTGCGCCCGGGCACCCGTCTCGGCGCGCGCACCAAGGCGGGCATCTTCGTCGAGATGAAGAACGCCGTCGTGGGCGACGACACCAAGGTGCCGCACCTGACCTACGTCGGGGACGCGACGATCGGCGAGCGCTCCAACATCGGCTGCGCCACGGTCTTCGTCAACTACGACGGGGTCGACAAGCACCACACGTCGGTGGGCGACGACGTGCGGATCGGTAGCGACACGATGCTCGTCGCGCCGCTGCGGGTCGGTGACGGCGCCTACACCGCGGCGGGTTCGGTGGTCACCGACGAGGTGCCGCCCGGGGCTCTGGCCGTCGCCCGGGCCCGCCAGCGCAACGTCGTGGACTGGGTCCTGCGGCGACGCGCCGGGACGAAGTCGGCCGCCGCCGCTCGGCGGGCCGGTGCGGGCGGCACAATGGAGGCACCTTCCCCTTCCACGACCGACCAACTTCCAGGGGAGAACCAGCCGTGA
- the pth gene encoding aminoacyl-tRNA hydrolase → MPESEGAWLVVGLGNPGPRHVANRHNAGFLVLDVLAERLAGRFKVHRGRAEVLEDRIGGSRVVLAKPLSYMNDSGGPVCALRDFYKIPPDRLAVVHDELDLPYGTLRLKYAGGDNGHNGLRSLRASLGTGDFYRVRFGIGRPPGRQDPAEWVLRDFSTAERKDIDLHLERAADAVEALLTEGLERAQNRYND, encoded by the coding sequence GTGCCCGAATCGGAGGGCGCCTGGCTGGTCGTCGGCCTCGGCAACCCGGGCCCGCGCCATGTCGCCAACCGGCACAACGCCGGCTTCCTCGTGCTCGACGTCCTCGCCGAGCGGCTCGCCGGCAGGTTCAAGGTGCACCGCGGCCGCGCGGAGGTCCTCGAGGACCGCATCGGCGGCAGCCGCGTGGTGCTCGCCAAGCCGCTGTCCTACATGAACGACTCGGGCGGCCCGGTCTGCGCGCTCCGCGACTTCTACAAGATCCCTCCCGATCGGCTGGCCGTCGTCCACGACGAGCTCGACCTGCCCTACGGCACGCTGCGGCTGAAGTACGCCGGCGGCGACAACGGCCACAACGGCCTGCGGTCACTGCGCGCGTCACTGGGCACCGGCGACTTCTACCGGGTGCGCTTCGGGATCGGCCGTCCGCCGGGCCGGCAGGACCCGGCCGAGTGGGTGCTGCGCGACTTCTCGACCGCCGAGCGCAAGGACATCGACCTGCACCTCGAACGCGCCGCCGACGCGGTCGAGGCGCTGCTCACCGAAGGCCTCGAGCGAGCCCAGAACCGCTACAACGACTGA
- a CDS encoding 4-(cytidine 5'-diphospho)-2-C-methyl-D-erythritol kinase produces the protein MSQPHDTRPAPGAVTVRVPAKVNLALCVGPLRDDGFHELSTVFHAVSLYDDVVVEPAERLSVGVVGEGADDVPLDDRNLAVQAVRAVAALTGREPAVRLTIRKGIPVAGGMAGGSADAAGALVAVDALWDTGLDRETMLGLAAGLGSDVPFALQGGTALGAGRGEQLSPVLGRGTYHWVFALADGGLSTPAVYAALDAMRAEQPQPEANLDGVLAALRSGDPVALGRTLCNDLQPAALRLRPQLGRVLEAGREVGAVGAVVSGSGPTVAFLTRSADDGVHVAAALAGMDVCRGIRRADGPVAGARVVVDEPVEAAPAGPRR, from the coding sequence GTGAGCCAGCCGCACGACACACGTCCGGCGCCCGGCGCCGTGACGGTGCGGGTGCCGGCGAAGGTCAACCTCGCGCTGTGCGTCGGGCCGCTGCGCGACGACGGCTTCCACGAGCTCTCGACGGTCTTCCACGCGGTCTCGCTCTACGACGACGTGGTCGTCGAGCCGGCCGAGCGGCTCTCGGTCGGCGTGGTGGGCGAGGGCGCCGACGACGTGCCCCTCGACGACCGCAACCTCGCGGTGCAGGCCGTGCGGGCGGTCGCCGCGCTCACCGGCCGCGAGCCGGCCGTGCGCCTCACCATCCGCAAGGGGATCCCCGTCGCCGGGGGCATGGCGGGCGGCTCCGCCGACGCCGCCGGTGCGCTGGTCGCCGTCGACGCCCTGTGGGACACCGGGCTGGACCGCGAGACGATGCTCGGCCTGGCCGCCGGGCTGGGCAGCGACGTGCCGTTCGCGCTGCAGGGCGGCACCGCGCTGGGCGCCGGGCGCGGGGAGCAGCTCTCACCGGTGCTCGGACGCGGCACCTACCACTGGGTCTTCGCGCTCGCCGACGGCGGGCTGTCGACGCCGGCCGTCTACGCCGCGCTCGACGCGATGCGCGCGGAGCAGCCGCAACCCGAGGCCAACCTCGACGGCGTGCTCGCGGCGCTGCGCAGCGGCGACCCGGTCGCGCTCGGGCGCACGCTGTGCAACGACCTGCAACCAGCCGCCCTGCGGCTGCGACCGCAGCTGGGACGGGTGCTCGAAGCCGGTCGCGAGGTCGGGGCGGTCGGCGCCGTCGTGTCGGGGTCCGGTCCGACCGTCGCGTTCCTCACGCGCTCCGCCGACGACGGCGTCCACGTCGCGGCCGCGCTCGCCGGCATGGACGTCTGCCGCGGCATCCGCCGGGCCGACGGGCCGGTCGCAGGGGCGCGGGTCGTTGTTGACGAACCGGTCGAGGCAGCGCCCGCCGGTCCGCGTCGCTGA
- a CDS encoding trans-aconitate 2-methyltransferase: MTGWDPQQYQRFGDERARPFFDLLARVDVPAARRVVDLGCGPGQLTAALSRRWPAARVVGIDSSPEMLAEAKVLELPGRLEFRQQDLREWRPDEPVDVLVANATLQWVPGHIDLLGVLAGHVAPGGTLAFQVPGNFEAPSHRAILDLRRSPRWRDLLGADADRGAGVCQPGDYLAALAAAGLHADVWETTYQHLLPGDDAVLEWVKGTALRPVLARLDGAEQAEFLAELAARLRAAYPKGEHGTLLPFRRIFAVGRRGGAAQPASVTGLDHVQVAIPTGGEDAARGYYADLLGLVEAPKPPVLAARGGCWFRGHGTEVHLGVEAEFRPARKAHVAFVVHDLDGLADRLAAAGRSVTWDDELAPRRRFYSDDPFGNRVELLAPQA, encoded by the coding sequence GTGACGGGGTGGGACCCGCAGCAGTACCAGCGCTTCGGCGACGAGCGGGCGCGGCCGTTCTTCGACCTGTTGGCCCGTGTCGACGTCCCCGCGGCCCGGCGGGTGGTGGACCTCGGCTGCGGACCGGGACAGCTCACGGCCGCGCTGTCCAGGCGCTGGCCGGCCGCTCGGGTCGTCGGGATCGACAGCTCGCCGGAGATGCTCGCCGAGGCCAAGGTTCTGGAGCTTCCGGGGCGGCTGGAGTTCCGGCAGCAGGACCTGCGCGAGTGGCGGCCGGACGAGCCGGTCGACGTCCTCGTGGCCAACGCGACGTTGCAGTGGGTGCCCGGCCACATCGACCTGCTCGGCGTGCTCGCCGGGCACGTCGCACCGGGCGGCACGCTGGCCTTCCAGGTGCCGGGCAACTTCGAGGCGCCCAGCCACCGGGCGATCCTCGACCTGCGCCGCTCGCCGCGGTGGCGCGACCTGCTCGGCGCCGACGCGGACCGCGGCGCCGGGGTGTGCCAACCGGGCGACTACCTCGCGGCCCTCGCCGCGGCCGGCCTGCACGCCGACGTGTGGGAGACGACCTACCAGCACCTGCTCCCCGGCGACGATGCGGTGCTCGAGTGGGTCAAGGGAACCGCGCTGCGGCCGGTTCTCGCCCGCCTCGACGGGGCCGAGCAGGCGGAGTTCCTCGCCGAGCTGGCCGCGCGGCTGCGCGCCGCCTACCCGAAGGGGGAGCACGGCACGTTGCTGCCGTTCCGCCGGATCTTCGCGGTGGGCCGGCGCGGCGGCGCGGCTCAGCCGGCCTCGGTGACCGGCCTCGACCACGTCCAGGTCGCGATCCCGACCGGCGGGGAGGACGCTGCGCGCGGCTACTACGCCGACCTGCTCGGCCTGGTCGAGGCACCGAAGCCGCCGGTGCTCGCCGCCCGCGGCGGCTGCTGGTTCCGGGGGCACGGCACCGAGGTGCACCTGGGCGTCGAGGCCGAGTTCCGCCCGGCGCGCAAGGCGCATGTCGCGTTCGTCGTGCACGACCTCGACGGCCTGGCCGACCGGCTTGCGGCCGCCGGCCGTTCGGTGACCTGGGACGACGAGCTAGCGCCTCGTCGCCGCTTCTACAGCGACGACCCGTTCGGCAACCGGGTCGAGCTCCTCGCCCCGCAGGCGTAG
- a CDS encoding 50S ribosomal protein L25/general stress protein Ctc: MSEVRIAAEPRTEFGKGAARRTRRAGKVPAVLYGHGEDPRHIALPARDFEHALRTEAGANVLLDLQIDGASELALAKAIQRDPLRGAVAHVDLLLVRRGERVTVDVPVVAEGEAPSDGLLDVQLTTVSLEVEATSIPQPIHLDISVLEVGQSVHAGDLKLPEGAELKTDPEATIIHIAQAPTAAQIDAELAQAEAELGAGEAGAAAQEAAKAEAESEAATGEGDVVPDTQSGEGGPSPEQTPAE; the protein is encoded by the coding sequence GTGTCCGAGGTCCGCATCGCCGCCGAACCGCGCACCGAGTTCGGCAAAGGTGCCGCCCGGCGCACCCGTCGGGCCGGCAAGGTGCCCGCCGTCCTCTACGGCCACGGCGAGGACCCGCGGCACATCGCGCTGCCGGCGCGCGACTTCGAGCACGCGCTGCGGACGGAGGCGGGCGCGAACGTCCTTCTCGACCTGCAGATCGACGGGGCGTCCGAGCTCGCGCTGGCCAAGGCGATCCAGCGTGACCCGCTGCGTGGCGCCGTCGCCCACGTCGACCTGCTGCTCGTCCGCCGTGGCGAACGGGTCACCGTCGACGTCCCGGTCGTCGCCGAGGGCGAGGCGCCGAGCGACGGGCTGCTCGACGTGCAACTGACCACCGTCAGCCTCGAGGTCGAGGCCACCAGCATCCCGCAGCCGATCCACCTCGACATCAGCGTGCTCGAGGTCGGCCAGTCCGTGCATGCCGGCGACCTGAAGCTGCCGGAGGGCGCGGAGCTCAAGACCGACCCCGAGGCGACGATCATCCACATCGCCCAGGCCCCCACTGCGGCCCAGATCGACGCGGAGCTCGCGCAGGCCGAGGCCGAGCTCGGCGCGGGCGAGGCCGGTGCTGCCGCACAGGAGGCGGCCAAGGCCGAGGCCGAGAGCGAGGCCGCGACCGGCGAGGGCGACGTCGTGCCCGACACGCAGTCCGGCGAGGGCGGACCGTCGCCCGAGCAGACTCCCGCCGAGTAA
- a CDS encoding ribose-phosphate diphosphokinase codes for MTGIKTTGEKTLMLFSGRAHPALAEEIARELEIAVSPTDSRDFADGEIYTRFEESVRGCDAFVIQSMTAPVNEWIMETLVMCDALKRGSAKRITVVVPYYPYARQDKKSRGREPITARLVADLYRTAGANRVLTVDLHTSQIQGFFDGPVDHLFALPLLAKHISENYDLSRVTVVSPDSGRVRVAERWTERLGGTPLAFIHKTRDITVANSVVANRVVGEVQGRTCILVDDMIDTAGTITKAAETLFADGAESVIVAATHGILSEPAIDRLKNSRICEVVLTNTLPIGPEKQFDKLTVVSIAPLVARAISEVFADGSVTSLFDGNA; via the coding sequence GTGACCGGCATCAAGACCACCGGCGAGAAGACGCTGATGCTGTTCTCCGGTCGCGCGCACCCTGCGCTGGCCGAGGAGATCGCCCGCGAGCTGGAGATCGCGGTGAGCCCGACCGACAGTCGTGACTTCGCCGACGGGGAGATCTACACCCGCTTCGAGGAGTCGGTCCGCGGCTGCGACGCGTTCGTCATCCAGTCGATGACGGCGCCGGTCAACGAGTGGATCATGGAGACGCTCGTGATGTGCGACGCCCTGAAGCGGGGCTCGGCCAAGCGCATCACGGTCGTCGTCCCCTACTACCCCTACGCCCGCCAGGACAAGAAGAGTCGTGGCCGCGAGCCCATCACCGCCCGGCTCGTCGCCGACCTCTACAGGACCGCCGGTGCGAACCGGGTCCTCACCGTCGACCTGCACACCAGCCAGATCCAGGGCTTCTTCGACGGGCCGGTCGACCACCTGTTCGCGCTGCCCCTGCTCGCGAAGCACATCTCGGAGAACTACGACCTCAGCCGCGTGACCGTCGTCTCGCCGGACTCCGGCCGGGTGCGGGTCGCCGAGCGCTGGACCGAGCGCCTGGGCGGCACCCCGCTGGCGTTCATCCACAAGACCCGCGACATCACGGTCGCCAACTCGGTCGTCGCCAACCGCGTGGTCGGCGAGGTGCAGGGCCGCACCTGCATCCTGGTCGACGACATGATCGACACCGCCGGCACCATCACGAAGGCGGCCGAGACCTTGTTCGCCGACGGTGCCGAGTCGGTGATCGTCGCCGCGACGCACGGGATCCTGTCGGAGCCGGCCATCGACCGGTTGAAGAACAGCCGGATCTGCGAGGTCGTGCTCACCAACACGCTGCCGATCGGGCCGGAGAAGCAGTTCGACAAGCTGACCGTCGTCTCGATCGCGCCGCTCGTCGCCCGGGCGATCAGCGAGGTCTTCGCCGACGGCTCGGTCACCTCCCTCTTCGACGGCAACGCCTGA